The following coding sequences lie in one Fusarium poae strain DAOMC 252244 chromosome 1, whole genome shotgun sequence genomic window:
- a CDS encoding hypothetical protein (BUSCO:47882at5125) has product MTTAPSSGSSRPATLSASESTAPAENLSSSAGEVPIVPTVEIQHLARFEFSDAGTKVLMVEWYPDAVQGPAVSADPSADSSGERSAPTTDQVSAAEPASVSDPGVKIGTTDSTSWQVSWPGKSTNLPAADLETEPEAGTTPSSSTRQRRRRIFFLLPANATVPSTITITPPGAPSLNLKPLPAIFPPGLAADPGNRGVLHTLWARQRLAAIDREVEDELRNNAEGVGVEMALEERKWILDTFINPPQLPTDSLSRPAATRSPTGRLGDKLKGLKLATSPADLTPSTTANTFMSPISQSHPFQPRGRDIAVSSHEAMASDASAGPISLNAALHGDVTTVASAPARPTRRDDDDDLFALPMSPRSPDMKKSPFSAL; this is encoded by the exons ATGACGACGGCCCCGTCTTCGGGCTCTTCTCGGCCTGCAACTCTATCTGCATCAGAGTCAACAGCACCGGCAGAAAACTTATCGTCATCGGCCGGGGAAGTCCCTATCGTTCCTACTGTGGAGATCCAGCACTTGGCCCGCTTCGAGTTCAGTGATGCTGGCACAAAGGTTCTTATGGTGGAATGGTATCCCGATGCCGTCCAAGGCCCCGCTGTATCTGCCGATCCTTCCGCCGACTCCTCCGGTGAACGCTCCGCTCCCACTACCGATCAAGTCTCCGCAGCGGAGCCGGCTTCGGTCTCTGATCCGGGTGTCAAGATAGGCACTACCGACAGCACCTCGTGGCAAGTGTCATGGCCTGGGAAGTCTACTAATCTTCCTGCAGCTGATCTCGAGACTGAGCCGGAGGCGGGAACTACTCCTAGCTCATCGACTCGTCAACGTCGTCGCCGTATCTTCTTTCTACTACCAGCCAATGCCACTGTTCCCTCTACTATTACCATCACTCCGCCCGGCGCACCCAGTTTGAACCTCAAGCCACTGCCGGCTATCTTTCCTCCCGGGCTCGCCGCTGATCCAGGAAATCGAGGGGTTCTGCATACATTGTGGGCCAGGCAGCGGCTGGCAGCAATAGACCGCGAAGTAGAAGACGAGTTGCGCAACAATGCTGAGGGTGTGGGTGTCGAAATGGCGCTCGAGGAGAGGAAATGGATCCTTGATACGTTCATCAACCCTCCGCAGTTGCCTACTGATTCGCTCTCTCGACCGGCAGCCACGCGTTCCCCAACGGGCCGTTTGGGAGATAAGCTCAAGGGTCTTAAGCTGGCTACATCGCCTGCTGATTTAACGCCCAGTACAACAG CCAACACCTTTATGAGCCCAATAAGCCAGTCTCACCCATTTCAGCCCAGGGGGCGTGATATCGCTGTATCTTCCCATGAGGCCATGGCCAGTGATGCGTCTGCAGGCCCTATCTCACTTAATGCTGCACTTCATGGCGACGTCACCACAGTTGCTTCGGCACCTGCCAGGCCCACAAGGcgagatgacgacgacgatctATTTGCTCTACCCATGAGCCCTCGTAGCCCGGACATGAAGAAGAGTCCGTTCAGCGCCTTGTGA
- a CDS encoding hypothetical protein (BUSCO:5597at5125), whose protein sequence is MAPIEPENFLSYEAGPEVEEFANALDDCLSLPLSTEERRERILDLPRRYYENSIRRLAQVRPRMARDGQDDIDMDADEIDPVNNNPASAELIKRLEKEAQTWDLLRRLLPLRYASSDIDGKTPGTRDGPRDPEDLLGNFLMSDSSARERQAVIQWLQNNAASGPDIDELARELQQNADRGDIIAHGWLHTRSQIKLRKSVTAWPHLLDRQSPAIATSFHNSDGSPLVTQLDPDAATRQGRKLEPQDEYFERAIWLGCFEHLRRGSSLETIREWCQERTEMWRAISTSAVLISADDTQTFSNTNPASLALWRRMCFSLSRSGGCDDYERAVYGVLSGDISTVEKIALTWDDFLFANYNALLRTQLDNYILGQCPPDLASNLTQSFPSFDAVQFHGEPETVDKRLIRALESNPQIRAEAHEPNKALQASLVSKEIGQHLYEQGVIISSSAAQSESNLFRWEPENIELNKERFFQATQHHGLRIVAHIYLLINLLDKLHSNDDSLAPPSSQPGVRRAQQNLLAGYANYLRLAQLQELIPLYCSILEPPRSYEVLSYNLITESDNQQRLLQLKLIKKAGIDVLQFVKTQAWLMYDDLGPPQHGCPAKGSFSIIAPGPPTARRGRPVKADFFGDDEKFIDTAHENLIRSLEWLLLVQETWSSVFSMGTRIYKFFLRNMHLNAARQLMKRVSFADVLQAATEDSSDEMDIYEDIPEFWAKQLERRDIRDVTPQQALSDARKFRELENLVRALDSLETVASLAELTNEEQKKNAGFWPAIGEEVKNTRENMQPLLKGWLLVGIEEGDQELRDLRQAYLSETVLAYIGTLHFAGTGLSRDNLLECMELASIVAERDSDLSTAFVEARRMKELVEVFAACSKALAISTTGERRTTGTSSKKGATPPVLPPKPGSHEASRIATPTSAGVPPPSEGRVPSSNVNPASASVPDPGDQWLPQILQDKSKQDLAELLANPDLLNALTHSPESIHPSLQVSHQALSAALNENIEFANQLIDMETRLSHQRASTQAQLLATHTLERQWRQKQSNMDHALAPFSPSALYQQLGQGVQEQALVCEAMEESFLEGEGEGVAATEREVTDWVRRYREAKVQYYLRQERKQRWDEGRVGGWR, encoded by the exons ATGGCGCCTATAGAACCCGAAAACTTTTTGTCGTACGAGGCTGGCCCTGAAGTTGAAGAGTTCGCCAACGCGCTTGATGACTGCCTCTCTCTCCCACTTTCCACCGAAGAGCGACGAGAACGGATTCTCGACCTCCCACGGCGGTACTATGAGAATTCCATCAGACGTCTAGCCCAAGTGCGGCCGCGCATGGCGCGCGATGGACAAGACGATATTGATATGGATGCGGATGAAATCGATCCTGTTAACAACAATCCTGCATCAGCAGAGCTTATCAAACGTCTTGAGAAGGAAGCACAGACATGGGATCTACTACGGCGGCTTCTTCCGCTTAGATATGCAAGCTCTGACATCGACGGAAAGACTCCCGGTACGAGAGATGGCCCCCGGGACCCAGAAGACCTGCTTGGGAATTTCCTCATGAGCGATTCCTCAGCGCGCGAACGACAAGCAGTTATACAATGGCTTCAGAACAATGCCGCTTCTGGCCCAGATATCGACGAACTTGCGCGCGAGCTTCAACAGAATGCCGACCGGGGAGATATTATCGCCCATGGTTGGCTTCATACTCGCTCGCAAATCAAGCTTCGAAAGAGTGTCACAGCTTGGCCACATCTTCTGGACCGTCAGTCACCAGCCATTGCGACCTCGTTTCACAACTCCGATGGCTCACCTCTAGTGACGCAATTGGATCCTGATGCTGCGACTCGCCAAGGACGCAAGCTAGAGCCTCAAGACGAGTATTTTGAGCGTGCTATCTGGCTCGGCTGCTTCGAGCATCTCCGACGGGGGTCTAGTCTAGAGACTATCCGTGAATGGTGCCAGGAGAGAACGGAGATGTGGCGAGCTATTTCCACATCTGCTGTGCTCATCTCGGCTGACGATACTCAGACGTTTTCTAACACGAACCCAGCATCGCTCGCCCTATGGAGGCGAATGTGTTTTAGTCTATCTCGATCCGGTGGTTGTGATGACTACGAACGTGCAGTATATGGTGTCCTTTCAGGAGATATTTCCACTGTCGAGAAGATTGCACTGACATGGGACGATTTCCTTTTTGCCAACTACAACGCTCTCCTGCGTACCCAATTAGACAACTACATCCTTGGACAATGCCCACCTGATCTGGCCTCGAACCTGACACAGTCTTTTCCCTCCTTCGACGCCGTTCAGTTCCATGGCGAGCCAGAGACAGTAGATAAACGTCTGATTCGGGCCTTGGAGTCCAACCCCCAGATACGGGCTGAAGCCCATGAGCCCAACAAGGCTTTGCAAGCATCGTTGGTCTCCAAAGAGATTGGTCAGCATCTTTATGAGCAAGGTGTGATCATATCTTCAAGCGCAGCCCAAAGCGAATCAAACCTGTTCAGATGGGAGCCTGAAAATATCGAGCTGAATAAGGAAAGGTTTTTCCAAGCTACTCAACACCACGGACTGAGAATCGTCGCACATATTTACCTTCTCATCAACCTACTGGACAAGTTGCACTCTAACGATGATTCACTCGCCCCCCCGTCCTCCCAGCCTGGAGTGAGACGTGCTCAGCAGAACCTACTTGCTGGTTATGCCAACTACCTGCGCCTCGCTCAACTCCAGGAGTTGATACCCCTTTACTGTTCGATTCTGGAGCCCCCTCGGTCATACGAGGTGCTGAGCTATAACCTCATTACCGAAAGCGACAACCAACAACGCCTGCTGCAGCTGAAACTTATCAAGAAGGCGGGTATCGACGTGCTTCAGTTTGTCAAGACTCAAGCGTGGCTGATGTATGATGACCTGGGCCCACCTCAGCACGGATGTCCAGCCAAGGGATCGTTCAGTATCATCGCACCCGGTCCACCCACGGCAAGACGAGGTCGACCCGTGAAAGCGGATTTCTTTGGCGATGACGAAAAGTTCATTGACACAGCACATGAAAACCTAATCCGATCACTAGAATGGCTCCTACTAGTGCAAGAAACATGGTCAAGTGTCTTCTCAATGGGAACTAGAATTTACAAGTTCTTCTTGC GAAACATGCACCTCAATGCCGCTCGCCAGTTGATGAAGCGGGTATCCTTTGCGGATGTTTTGCAGGCAGCCACAGAAGACAGCAGTGATGAGATGGATATATACGAAGACATCCCTGAGTTCTGGGCTAAGCAGCTTGAACGGAGAGATATTCGTGACGTGACACCTCAGCAAGCACTCTCGGACGCCCGCAAGTTCCGCGAACTGGAGAATCTAGTACGAGCTCTGGATAGCCTCGAGACAGTTGCATCATTGGCCGAGCTCACAAATGA GGAACAAAAGAAGAATGCTGGTTTCTGGCCTGCAATAGGAGAGGAGGTTAAGAACACTAGAGAGAACATGCAGCCCTTGCTCAAGGGCTGGCTCTTGGTGGGCATTGAGG AAGGCGATCAAGAACTACGAGATCTTCGCCAGGCGTATCTCTCTGAGACAGTTCTGGCATACATCGGTACGCTGCACTTTGCAGGCACTGGCTTGTCTCGGGACAACCTTTTGGAATGCATGGAGCTCGCCTCCATTGTCGCAGAGCGCGACTCGGATCTCTCCACAGCATTCGTGGAAGCCAGGCGAATGAAGGAATTAGTGGAGGTCTTTGCGGCGTGTAGTAAGGCATTGGCTATTAGCACTACTGGCGAGCGAAGAACGACCGGTACCAGTAGCAAGAAG GGTGCAACGCCTCCTGTTCTACCTCCTAAACCTGGCAGCCATGAGGCGAGTCGCATTGCGACCCCAACATCAGCCGGCGTTCCTCCACCATCTGAAGGCCGCGTTCCCTCTAGCAATGTGAATCCAGCGTCAGCATCTGTACCCGACCCAGGCGACCAATGGCTGCCTCAGATTCTACAGGACAAGTC AAAACAAGACCTGGCAGAGCTGCTCGCGAACCCAGATCTCCTCAACGCTCTTACACACTCTCCCGAGTCAATCCACCCATCTCTTCAAGTGTCACACCAGGCTCTATCCGCCGCACTCAACGAGAACATCGAGTTCGCGAACCAACTTATCGATATGGAAACACGATTATCGCATCAACGCGCATCAACACAGGCTCAACTTCTCGCAACACACACGCTTGAACGACAATGGCGGCAAAAGCAATCCAATATGGACCACGCGCTGGCACCGTTCTCGCCTTCGGCGCTATACCAACAATTAGGACAAGGTGTGCAAGAGCAAGCGTTGGTATGTGAGGCTATGGAGGAAAGCTTTCTTGaaggagagggagagggtGTGGCAGCAACAGAAAGAGAGGTTACAGATTGGGTTCGCAGGTACCGAGAGGCTAAGGTTCAGTATTACCTACGGCAGGAGAGGAAACAGAGATGGGATGAGGGTCGTGTCGGAGGATGGAGATGA
- a CDS encoding hypothetical protein (BUSCO:20791at5125), translating to MANHPPRTMAMDPPHITEFASERYFEKLNQLNAHQQQHQAPPTHTGLDASTPSPSRFILPLRESKTVDTEPIKPGEKRDKSRFFGLRSRVSILHSKSNSPSASAPRVSAESTRKSASFDQLFLGLPNELQIQVISALPLTDILNLRLASKSWHTLVTLNENTIARYHLEHHIPAYATRLYPITDSNQINFQHLCGLWHRLHVAAKLAFLMCEWITKDIFLRQTEAQRIAFAPQNERMRRRLIPLLFTIFHFFETYRNLYLKRMAQNDGKGLRREPYTINPIEAEIMSMYDDQTLLRVHEVFPLVISSFCRRLRPPTYVGRVERSLRGYIREKPSDDVHVAILCIGGLRQVERLWEIKGYNSRRGAVDTWFNALTKDAFSTESATSTSKPKRSLFGRKKSTSEARSSGAALNKVRSSGSIDGNMDWDAGLVFNTSLSAGAPMSALSPQQAQALLNDLPVLQQIWLTSAEALVLQRRIVERPQDIKRNQQVMLDLIREDGLDEEDEWWYGRSIPDSVRPPVSVTDDDAD from the exons ATGGCGAACCATCCACCACGTACCATGGCGATGGACCCGCCACATATAACCGAATTCGCCTCAGAACGTTATTTCGAAAAGCTAAACCAGCTCAACGCGCATCAGCAACAACATCAGGCTCCCCCGACTCACACAGGTCTTGACGCTTCCACGCCATCGCCGTCAAGGTTCATTCTTCCATTACGAGAATCCAAAACCGTTGATACTGAACCCATCAAGCCGGGTGAAAAGCGTGACAAGTCTCGTTTTTTCGGTCTACGTTCCAGAGTTTCAATACTTCATTCCAAGTCCAACTCTCCTTCTGCCAGTGCACCTCGTGTTTCTGCCGAATCAACACGGAAAAG TGCCAGTTTCGATCAACTTTTTCTTGGACTACCCAACGAGTTACAGATTCAAGTCATCTCTGCTTTACCTCTAACCGATATACTCAACCTCCGACTTGCTTCCAAGTCATGGCATACCCTCGTCACATTAAACGAAAACACCATTGCTCGATACCATCTTGAACACCACATCCCTGCTTATGCCACACGCCTATATCCTATTACCGATTCCAACCAGATCAACTTTCAACATTTATGTGGTCTGTGGCATCGATTGCATGTCGCTGCGAAGCTTGCCTTCCTGATGTGTGAATGGATTACCAAAGATATTTTTCTTCGCCAGACCGAAGCCCAACGAATTGCTTTTGCACCCCAAAACGAACGCATGCGACGACGACTGATTCCTCTTTTATTCACCATCTTCCACTTTTTTGAGACGTATCGGAACCTCTATCTCAAACGCATGGCCCAGAACGACGGTAAAGGTTTAAGACGAGAACCTTATACCATTAATCCCATCGAGGCCGAAATCATGAGCATGTATGACGACCAAACCTTATTACGGGTCCACGAAGTATTTCCGCTTGTGATATCATCGTTCTGTCGAAGACTACGTCCACCAACATACGTGGGTAGAGTTGAGAGATCGCTTCGTGGCTATATCCGGGAGAAACCGTCGGACGACGTGCATGTCGCCATCTTATGCATTGGTGGACTCCGACAAGTAGAGAGGCTTTGGGAAATCAAAGGATACAACAGTCGCCGTGGCGCCGTTGACACATGGTTTAATGCTCTTACCAAGGACGCGTTTTCTACTGAGTCGGCAACGTCGACATCGAAGCCTAAACGAAGTCTCTTTGGACGCAAGAAGTCTACAAGCGAAGCCCGGTCATCTGGTGCCGCATTAAACAAGGTTCGAAGCTCAGGCTCTATAGATGGGAACATGGACTGGGATGCTGGCCTTGTCTTCAACACGAGCTTATCTGCTGGTGCGCCCATGTCTGCTCTGAGTCCACAACAGGCTCAGGCTCTCCTCAACGACCTTCCTGTACTGCAACAAATATGGCTCACATCAGCTGAGGCTCTGGTTCTTCAGCGGCGAATCGTTGAACGCCCGCAGGACATCAAGCGCAATCAACAGGTCATGCTGGATTTGATCCGAGAGGATGGGCTTGACGAAGAGGACGAATGGTGGTACGGCCGCAGCATCCCCGATTCCGTGCGGCCTCCCGTCAGTGTCACTGATGACGATGCGGATTGA